From one Micromonospora siamensis genomic stretch:
- a CDS encoding FAD-dependent oxidoreductase, with amino-acid sequence MAERLIVVGGDAAGMAAASQARRRRDRAELEIVAFERGHFTSYSACGIPYWISDVVPERDQLIARDPETFRNSFDIDVRLRHEVTGIDLDRREVIARDLDGDREVREPFDTLMYAAGAVPIKPDWARTPVNGVFGMQTLDDGAALRDWLDAEPAPREAVVVGGGYIGVELAEALVQRGLTVTLIEQADTPMSTVDADMGQLVADAMRDVGIRIRAGVRVTGLDERDGRVAAVLTAEGPIPADVVVLGLGVRPNVALAEAAGLPLGPSGAIRVDRRMRVPGVDGVWAAGDCVESLHRVSGLPVHVPLGTHANKQGRVAGINIGGGYAAFPGVIGTAVTKVCDLEVGRTGLRERDAAAAGFEFVSVVAESTNRAGYFPGARKMTVKLIAERPSGRLLGAQIVGWSEAAKRIDTLAVALWNGMTVDDMTGLDLGYAPPYAPVWDPVLIAARKAVEALAAATRD; translated from the coding sequence GTGGCGGAACGGTTGATCGTCGTCGGCGGGGACGCGGCCGGGATGGCCGCGGCGTCCCAGGCCCGGCGTCGCCGGGACCGCGCCGAGCTGGAGATCGTGGCCTTCGAGCGGGGCCACTTCACGTCGTACTCGGCGTGCGGCATCCCGTACTGGATCAGCGACGTGGTGCCGGAACGGGACCAGCTCATCGCCCGCGACCCGGAGACCTTCCGGAACTCCTTCGACATCGACGTCCGGCTGCGGCACGAGGTCACCGGCATCGACCTGGACCGCCGCGAGGTGATCGCCCGGGACCTCGACGGCGACCGCGAGGTCCGCGAGCCGTTCGACACCCTGATGTACGCGGCCGGAGCGGTGCCGATCAAGCCGGACTGGGCGCGTACCCCGGTGAACGGGGTCTTCGGCATGCAGACCCTGGACGACGGGGCGGCGCTGCGCGACTGGCTCGACGCCGAGCCGGCCCCGCGCGAGGCGGTGGTGGTCGGCGGCGGTTACATCGGGGTGGAGCTGGCCGAGGCGCTGGTGCAGCGCGGGCTCACGGTCACCCTGATCGAGCAGGCCGACACGCCGATGTCGACGGTGGACGCCGACATGGGCCAGCTGGTCGCCGACGCCATGCGGGACGTGGGCATCCGGATCCGGGCCGGGGTCAGGGTCACCGGTCTCGACGAGCGGGACGGCCGGGTGGCCGCCGTGCTGACCGCCGAGGGGCCGATCCCCGCCGACGTCGTCGTGCTGGGCCTGGGCGTACGCCCCAACGTCGCGCTGGCCGAGGCCGCCGGCCTACCGCTGGGCCCCAGCGGGGCGATCCGGGTGGACCGGCGGATGCGGGTGCCCGGGGTGGACGGGGTGTGGGCGGCCGGCGACTGCGTGGAGAGCCTGCACCGGGTCAGCGGGCTGCCGGTGCACGTCCCGCTCGGCACCCACGCCAACAAGCAGGGCCGGGTGGCCGGGATCAACATCGGCGGCGGGTACGCCGCGTTCCCCGGGGTGATCGGCACGGCGGTGACGAAGGTATGCGACCTGGAGGTGGGCCGCACCGGCCTGCGGGAGCGCGACGCCGCGGCGGCCGGGTTCGAGTTCGTCTCCGTGGTGGCCGAGTCGACCAACCGGGCCGGCTACTTCCCGGGCGCCCGGAAGATGACCGTGAAGCTGATCGCCGAGCGGCCCAGCGGGCGGCTGCTGGGGGCGCAGATCGTCGGCTGGTCCGAGGCGGCGAAGCGGATCGACACCCTCGCCGTGGCCCTGTGGAACGGCATGACGGTGGACGACATGACCGGCCTCGACCTCGGCTACGCCCCGCCGTACGCGCCGGTCTGGGACCCGGTGCTGATCGCCGCCCGCAAGGCCGTCGAGGCCCTCGCCGCCGCCACCCGCGACTAG